One window of the Oceanicoccus sp. KOV_DT_Chl genome contains the following:
- a CDS encoding phosphate/phosphite/phosphonate ABC transporter substrate-binding protein, with amino-acid sequence MRANMKLLLWVNVLVNEVHRCLVLIIGWSLLMSLSLASMAESPALNVEREISIRSFPFFNNKLAQGWWQPLRQHIYTNTGLTVRISIPDDYAALFDEAANGKYDLYLVPDHFVPLMVERDTVKPLLAINLNSQPRIIYRRDEGIEDVTQLRDKCIAMPDKISMASMWAEEWLLTKQISYQVMRLPNFPAVVMSVISGQCEAGVITSSALGSQPPAFQRLIRVEEIPTSDKYWAGIGIVANDALDIELAQRIQTALLTFGKTPATIDYIKNPFYSVPVIMDNNRVEYFSKQYKALLPALKHELVVE; translated from the coding sequence ATGCGCGCCAATATGAAGTTGCTGCTATGGGTCAATGTGTTGGTAAATGAAGTTCATCGGTGTTTAGTCCTGATAATAGGCTGGTCCTTGCTGATGAGTTTGTCGTTAGCTTCCATGGCAGAGAGCCCGGCATTGAATGTTGAGCGCGAAATCAGCATCAGAAGTTTTCCTTTTTTTAATAATAAATTAGCACAAGGCTGGTGGCAGCCGTTACGGCAGCATATTTATACTAATACTGGCTTAACAGTCCGTATTTCAATACCGGATGATTATGCGGCTTTATTCGATGAGGCTGCTAACGGTAAGTATGATTTGTATTTGGTTCCAGACCATTTTGTTCCATTAATGGTAGAGAGAGATACTGTAAAACCGCTGCTAGCGATAAATTTAAATTCACAACCCAGAATTATTTATCGTAGAGATGAGGGCATAGAAGATGTCACTCAACTGCGTGATAAATGTATTGCCATGCCTGATAAAATATCGATGGCGTCAATGTGGGCTGAGGAATGGTTGCTTACAAAACAAATAAGCTATCAGGTGATGCGGCTTCCCAATTTTCCAGCGGTGGTTATGAGTGTGATTTCTGGCCAGTGTGAAGCTGGTGTTATCACTTCCAGTGCGCTAGGCAGTCAGCCACCTGCGTTCCAAAGATTAATCAGGGTTGAAGAAATTCCTACCAGCGATAAGTACTGGGCAGGAATAGGAATTGTTGCCAATGATGCTCTTGATATCGAGCTGGCGCAAAGAATTCAAACGGCGTTGTTAACTTTTGGTAAAACACCAGCCACAATAGATTATATTAAAAATCCCTTTTATTCAGTGCCAGTTATCATGGATAACAACAGGGTGGAGTATTTTTCAAAGCAGTACAAAGCCTTATTACCCGCATTAAAACATGAGTTGGTAGTGGAATAA